One Streptomyces sp. V4I8 genomic window carries:
- a CDS encoding NAD(P)H-dependent flavin oxidoreductase has protein sequence MELALEFNPAAVMLSFGDPSPFVDRIRRSDAVLMVQVTDLDEAKQAVAVGADVIVAQGTESGGHGARRGRSTLPFVPLVVDLAAPVPILAAGGIADGRGVAAALGAAGALIGTRFQASAEALVDPSIRKAILEGRGQDTERSSVLDIARGASRPTEKYTARTLAHPYLDRWRGREAELAGDSQARQDDVAQGVIPPLPVWAGEGVDLITDLPSAADLVTTLAAQAEDALTWAGRRRPSKPPRAHG, from the coding sequence GTGGAACTGGCGCTGGAGTTCAATCCCGCGGCGGTGATGTTGTCCTTCGGTGACCCGAGCCCGTTCGTCGATCGGATCCGCCGGTCGGACGCGGTTCTGATGGTTCAGGTCACCGATCTGGACGAGGCCAAGCAGGCCGTGGCCGTGGGCGCCGACGTCATCGTGGCGCAGGGAACCGAGAGCGGCGGCCACGGCGCCCGCCGCGGGCGCTCCACTCTGCCGTTCGTGCCCCTCGTGGTGGACCTCGCGGCACCGGTACCGATCCTGGCAGCCGGCGGGATCGCCGATGGCCGCGGCGTCGCCGCAGCCCTGGGTGCCGCCGGCGCTCTCATCGGCACTCGCTTCCAGGCCTCGGCCGAAGCCCTGGTCGACCCCTCCATCAGAAAGGCCATCCTCGAAGGACGAGGACAGGACACTGAACGCAGCAGCGTGTTGGACATCGCCCGCGGCGCGAGCCGGCCGACCGAGAAGTACACCGCCCGTACTCTCGCCCACCCCTATCTCGACCGATGGCGTGGTCGGGAGGCGGAGCTGGCCGGCGATTCCCAGGCCCGCCAGGACGACGTGGCACAAGGAGTGATTCCACCTCTGCCGGTCTGGGCGGGCGAAGGCGTCGATCTCATCACCGATCTGCCTTCCGCCGCCGACCTGGTCACCACGCTGGCTGCCCAAGCCGAGGACGCACTGACCTGGGCCGGAAGGCGCCGGCCGAGCAAGCCGCCACGAGCCCACGGCTAG
- a CDS encoding helix-turn-helix domain-containing protein, which yields MRRQRLEHARRDLAEPTLRSTPIHAVATRWGFTHAAHFTRAFRTAYGMSPTDYRAMAGPSH from the coding sequence ATCCGCCGCCAGCGACTGGAACACGCCCGCCGTGACCTCGCGGAGCCCACCCTGCGATCCACCCCGATCCACGCCGTCGCAACCCGCTGGGGCTTCACTCACGCCGCCCACTTCACCCGCGCCTTCCGTACGGCCTACGGCATGTCGCCCACGGACTACCGAGCCATGGCCGGCCCCTCGCACTGA